The Phragmites australis chromosome 15, lpPhrAust1.1, whole genome shotgun sequence genome window below encodes:
- the LOC133892256 gene encoding uncharacterized protein LOC133892256, translated as MSDITTRRNFGANPPVCNRANSRSGPPDPHPTAPRNSTIAPRLFCKKPPRSCNVSRFRPPSSPPVHHSPAARTRPQPQLPVGFERGASAVGLLHHRARAQEDVEPLHRHARAREDVGPLHRYARAQDDVGPLHHCRVWPGRPRSTPSTGERCRAQGRGPSLTRASEGRRRPWRGRWTSTPSAPRARPAAASRAPRPVASSRIRQISPRPPPPTALAIRTPRRRGRAPPVRRNGAVSRIEVLVNHPLQVVAIAVFNAFFVPFLGTKAFQIVAMAIYKSWWPGHFQFSKASEIRKAIPNEFKLRCIQCVLKVFGS; from the exons atgt CTGATATTACCACTCGACGAAATTTTGGTGCAAACCCACCGGTGTGCAATCGTGCAAACTCCCGCTCTGGACCGCCCGATCCACATCCAACGGCTCCAAGGAATTCCACCATCGCACCACggcttttttgcaaaaaacccccGCGCAGTTGCAATGTTTCGCGATTTCGCCCTCCTTCTTCCCCACCAGTCCACCACTCGCCTGCTGCCCGCACCCGCCCGCAGCCGCAATTACCGGTAGGGTTCGAGCGAGGGGCCTCCGCCGtcggcctcctccaccaccgcgcTCGAGCTCAGGAAGACGTCGAACCCCTCCATCGCCACGCTCGAGCTCGGGAAGACGTCGGCCCCCTCCACCGCTACGCTCGCGCTCAGGACGACGTCGGCCCCCTCCACCACTGTCGAGTCTGGCCAGGTCGCCCTCGCTCGACGCCCTCCACCGGCGAAAGATGTCGTGCGCAAGGCCGCGGACCCTCTCTGACTCGTGCTTCCGAAGGGCGCCGACGGCCTTGGCGAGGTCGGTGGACGTCCACACCGTCCGCACCACGGGCACGGCCAGCTGCAGCGTCACGAGCGCCTCGGCCTGTCGCGTCGTCCAGGATCAGGCAGATCTCTCCAAGGCCCCCTCCACCTACCGCGCTCGCGATTAGGACGCCTCGGCGCCGAGGACGCGCTCCACCTGTTCGACGAAATGGAGCAGTCAGCAGAATTGAAGTTCTTGTCAACCACCCTCTCCAG GTGGTGGCAATAGCCGTGTTCAATGCATTCTTCGTGCCGTTCCTGGGGACCAAGGCCTTCCAGATTGTGGCCATGGCTATCTACAAATCCTGGTGGCCCGGGCATTTTCAGTTCAGCAAGGCATCAGAAATTAGAAAAGCAATCCCAAATGAATTCAAATTGAGATGTATACAGTGTGTTCTTAAGGTTTTTGGTAGCTAG